In the Candidatus Zixiibacteriota bacterium genome, TGCCTGCGGCGCCGCAAGTTCAGTTTTGCCGTTAAACGGCGATGGCGCCTCGGCAAAGCCATAAGCATTATACAATGCTATCAGCGTAAAACCCAATACTGCCGCTGATGATAACACTCCGATAAACTCCCCGATTTGCTGCTTGCGCGGCGTTGCGCCAATCAGGAAACCGGTTTTTAAATCCTGTGAGGTATCGCCGGATGTGCAAGCCGCCATACACACTACCGCGCCTATGGTCAAGGCTGTTATCTTGGCTCCGGGTCCCGTTAAGCCGAACATGACGAATATTATCGATGTACCCAGCAAGGTGGCAATAGTCATGCCTGATACCGGTGATGATGTCGAACCGACTAAACCGACAATACGAGAAGCTACGGTAACAAAGAAAAATGAAAATATAACCACCAACAAAGAAGATAGCGCCGCCATGCCAAATGTCATGTTCTCCAGACCGATAGCCATAGCTGCTGCCAGGAAGATTATTACAATGATTGATATCCAGAGGACTATTTTTATTGGCAGGTCGCGGTTGGTTCTCTTAATTCCGGATGAATCAGCGCCTTTCATCATCTGCCGAGCGCCAAGCCTGAACGATTCGATAATTGTCGGTATAGCTCTAATAAGCGTGATTATACCGCCGAAAGCGACAGCGCCCGCTCCGATAAACCGTATGAAATAATGCCAAATATCCCAAGCCGGCATTTCGGCAATACTGGAAATGCCGTTGGCTTTTTTTACAGCATCTAAAAAGCTGAGACTATCGCCGAAATATGCCAATAATGGTATCAATAAAAACCAGGAGACAGCGCCCCCCGCAACCATTATTGTCGAAATGCGGCGTTTCAATATATAGCCAACGCCAAGCAGGGCCGGATTTACCTCTAATGAAACTATCATTTTGCGAACAACAACTGTGGGAAATTCGATTGTGCCGGCAAACATATAAAATCCCTTACGGGCTAATTCCACAAGTGCCCCAATTCCCAAACCTACAAATACATACTTGGCTGATGCGCCGCCAATATCCGCCGATTTAATAACCTCGGCGCAGGCTGTGCCCTCCGGATATGGCAGAGTGTTGTGTTCTTTTTTAATAAGATATTGACGCAATGGTATCATAAAAGCGACACCTAAAACTCCTCCAATAGCCGCGATAATAGTAATTGTAATTACCTGCATCCCATAGTCGACATCCCAGCCAAGCATGAACATTGCCGGAATCGTAAATATAACTCCGGCGGCTAATGATTCCCCTGCCGAGCCGATTGTCTGCGCCATGTTCGTTTCCAGAGGACTTCCTTTTTTGACATTAAAAAACTTGTGGATGGCAGAGAATATAGCCACCGACATTACCGAAACGGGAATTGATGCCGAAATAGTCAAGCCGGAAATTAAGCCAACATAGGCATTAGCCCAGGAAAATAGAATGCCCAGGCTGGTTCCGATTATTATCGCTTTCCAGGTAAATTCAGCGGGAGTTTCCGAGTGCTTAATATAGGGTTCAAATTCCTTAGTCTTATCAGCCATAAAACCTCCGTTATTGCTGGGGGATATTAGTGAAGGTAGCCATAGTTTAGTTTATTATTTATTCGGTTGTACAGTCAAGTAAAAATGGAAGTGTTGCTTCGTAAGCGTTAGAATGCAAATCAGTCTTTACAGGCAACAGCCTGACGTTTGCAGCATTATTTCCTTAAAAAAAATGGTTTTTCAAGCTAAAATAAAATATCAAAGAAGCTTCCGAATCTCATATCATAAGCTAAACAGCATAGCCTATTCGCCGATAATATTATTAAGGATAATATTTCCTTTAATGTTATGGATATTGCAACAATAATCGGATTAATAGTTGGCATCAGCGCTGTTATTATCGCCTTCCTTATGGAGGGCGGTCATCTGTCGGCGTTGTTCCATATACCGGCATTGATATTAGTTGTTTTCGGTACAATAGGCGCAGCAACAGTTACGACATCAATAAGGACGGTTTTAAATGTTCCGGCGCTGCTCAGAGTTGCTTTTACTGATCATTCTGAAGATTTAATTGCCTTAATAAATAAAATCGTGTCCTTAGCCGAAAAAGCTCGACGGGAAGGTATTTTAGGTCTTGAGGACAATATCGCCCGCGAGAAAAATCCGGTTTTCAAAAAAGCCGTGCAATTGGTAATCGATGGAACTGAGGCAACGCTTTTCCGCAATATCATCGAGACAGAGATTGCCTATATCAGTCAGCGCCACGGTGCCGGCATCCTGTTTTTCCAAAAGCTGGGCGGTTTTTCTCCAACTCTGGGGATAGTCGGAACGGTGCTTGGCTTGATACATGCTCTTTCACAAATAGAGGATGCCTCAAAAATAGCCGTCGCTATCGCCGGCGCTTTTGTCGCCACCTTATGGGGTATCTCATTGGCTAATCTCTGCTATTTGCCCATTGCGGATAAATTGAGATTTAACCATCAGGAAGAAACCAAGCAGCTCGAATTAATTTTAGAAGGAATGCTCTCGATTCAATCAGGAGAAAATCCGAAATTTATACGAAATAAGCTGCTCTCATATATCACGCCTCAAAAACGAAATGAACTGTAGGTGAGATAATGTTGTTTCAGCGCAATAAAAGCGCCTTTGAGGATAATGAAAACCTCGACCGCTGGCTATTGACCTACGCCGATTTAATCACGCTTCTATTGGCCTTTTTTGTGATTCTATACTCAATGTCGCGAGTTGACGCCGGTAAATTCAATAATATATCAGGAGCGTTAAGCGGCGTTTTTAAAGGCGATGAAGAGTTAGGAAAGAAATTTACCGAACAGTTATCATCAAAACTTGTTGTTAACAAATTATTAAAACGAGGCAATCTGATTGTGCTTAAAGATCAGGTTGATAAAATCTCTCAGCAATTTAAGCTCGGCTCTATTATAAACACAGAAA is a window encoding:
- a CDS encoding oligopeptide transporter, OPT family, with the translated sequence MADKTKEFEPYIKHSETPAEFTWKAIIIGTSLGILFSWANAYVGLISGLTISASIPVSVMSVAIFSAIHKFFNVKKGSPLETNMAQTIGSAGESLAAGVIFTIPAMFMLGWDVDYGMQVITITIIAAIGGVLGVAFMIPLRQYLIKKEHNTLPYPEGTACAEVIKSADIGGASAKYVFVGLGIGALVELARKGFYMFAGTIEFPTVVVRKMIVSLEVNPALLGVGYILKRRISTIMVAGGAVSWFLLIPLLAYFGDSLSFLDAVKKANGISSIAEMPAWDIWHYFIRFIGAGAVAFGGIITLIRAIPTIIESFRLGARQMMKGADSSGIKRTNRDLPIKIVLWISIIVIIFLAAAMAIGLENMTFGMAALSSLLVVIFSFFFVTVASRIVGLVGSTSSPVSGMTIATLLGTSIIFVMFGLTGPGAKITALTIGAVVCMAACTSGDTSQDLKTGFLIGATPRKQQIGEFIGVLSSAAVLGFTLIALYNAYGFAEAPSPFNGKTELAAPQATLMSFVVRGVIDQNIPWILVGIGAAIAAIFEIFKVPSLPAAVGLYLPLETTTPIFIGGMLRFYRDKLTDGKPSDSDKGVLYSSGLVAGFGLVGVLLAATAVIKIGSDGVGEPIYLLDSMRGLFGNFWDSFASGEIFSMIFAGLIFIALSYHLFRVARQ
- a CDS encoding motility protein A; the encoded protein is MDIATIIGLIVGISAVIIAFLMEGGHLSALFHIPALILVVFGTIGAATVTTSIRTVLNVPALLRVAFTDHSEDLIALINKIVSLAEKARREGILGLEDNIAREKNPVFKKAVQLVIDGTEATLFRNIIETEIAYISQRHGAGILFFQKLGGFSPTLGIVGTVLGLIHALSQIEDASKIAVAIAGAFVATLWGISLANLCYLPIADKLRFNHQEETKQLELILEGMLSIQSGENPKFIRNKLLSYITPQKRNEL